The following are encoded together in the Eptesicus fuscus isolate TK198812 chromosome 16, DD_ASM_mEF_20220401, whole genome shotgun sequence genome:
- the RMDN2 gene encoding regulator of microtubule dynamics protein 2 isoform X2, whose translation MGKCVSCCKKDQNFQQNCPADQVTSDPLHHGTSSVSHQPKFLNLPTNRPKVRKVSIRRGSKNFTTSSTISAFSSPSNRRQSLFGKFQKSSGSLQRQPSRANFDSEDKSSISDIKISSEHFAFRSRRPFSTPKLSIISCYESAMWFDLQSSSENMVDPSEIEVASKISSTAVEKYLSSCSPDYNTKHFINFETKVHSSANPTGADRDHHRRSTATYLSLPTLISHSYLQSDIASATQEGSQPKEEFLPDDFQSHSASRPSAVTSGSGTSVPHNVAFASFYKHTRRFTPLLNEVISDSFDDGNIAKSSQDEDKSPPIEIPNLRYITASTDTEEQSFPVPKALNIHVKELNLDVLLQKADNLRMDESKKMESFELLCDHKEKFRDEIEFIWRLVRAYGDMYELSTNTEEKKHYANIGRTLGEKAVTRAPMNGHCHLWYAVLCGYVSEFEGLQNKVNYGYCFKEHLDKAIQLIPAEPFLYYLNGRYCYAVSKLSWIEKKMAATLFGKIPSSTIQEALQNFLKVEELHPGFSKSNYMYLSKCYRDLKQIENAKKFRDLAEQLPCITREDKNAEEEVQKISMALKK comes from the exons ATGGGAAAATGTGTAAG CTGCTGCAAAAAGGATCAGAACTTCCAACAAAATTGCCCTGCAGATCAAGTTACTTCAGACCCACTGCATCATGGGACCTCTTCTGTTTCTCACCAACCTAAATTTCTTAATCTCCCTACAAACCGTCCTAAAGTACGAAAAGTCAGTATACGTAGAGGAAGTAAAAATTTTACTACTTCATCAACTATATCTGCTTTCTCGTCTCCCTCCAATAGAAGACAGTCTTTATTTGGTAAATTTCAGAAAAGCAGTGGTTCCCTTCAGCGTCAACCAAGTAGAGCTAACTTTGATTCTGAAGACAAAAGCAGCATCAGTGACATAAAAATTTCCTCAGAACATTTTGCTTTTAGATCCCGGAGACCTTTCTCTACCCCTAAACTAAGTATAATTTCCTGTTATGAAAGTGCTATGTGGTTTGATCTTCAATCAAGTAGTGAGAACATGGTGGATCCAAGTGAAATTGAAGTAGCTTCTAAAATCTCAAGTACTGCTGTGGAAAAATATCTAAGTTCTTGTTCTCCTGACTATAAcactaaacattttataaattttgaaaccAAAGTTCATTCCTCGGCCAACCCGACAGGTGCTGATAGAGATCACCACCGGCGAAGCACAGCAACCTACCTTTCTCTCCCGACTCTCATTTCCCATTCTTATCTGCAAAGTGACATTGCCAGTGCCACACAGGAAGgaagccagccaaaggaagagTTCCTTCCTGATGATTTTCAAAGTCACAGTGCAAGTCGACCCTCAGCTGTGACCTCTGGAAGCGGGACTTCTGTCCCCCATAATGTTGCATTTGCTTCGTTTTATAAACACACTAGGAGGTTTACCCCACTTCTAAATGAAGTTATCTCAGATTCCTTTGATGATGGAAATATTGCTAAGTCATCTCAAGATGAAGACAAATCTCCACCTATTGAAATTCCTAACTTAAG GTATATTACAGCTAGTACTGACACAGAAGAACAGAGTTTTCCAGTCCCTAAAGCACTTAACATACATGTTAAGGAATTAAATTTAGATGTCCTTCTTCAGAAGGCAGATAACTTACGTATGGACGAGTCTAAAAAGATGGAGAGTTTTGAACTACTTTGTGACCACAAAGAAAAG TTTAGAGATGAAATAGAGTTTATTTGGCGGTTAGTTCGTGCTTATGGAGACATGTATGAGCTATCTACaaatacagaagaaaagaaacattatgCTAATATCG GAAGGACGTTAGGTGAAAAAGCTGTTACTAGAGCCCCCATGAATGGACATTGTCATCTGTG gTACGCGGTTTTGTGTGGCTATGTATCCGAGTTTGAGGGCTTACAAAACAAAGTCAACTATGGATATTGCTTCAAG GAACATCTAGATAAAGCAATCCAATTAATACCTGCAGAACCCTTTTTGTATTACCTCAATGGAAGATACTGTTATGCT GTCTCAAAACTGAGCTGGATTGAGAAAAAGATGGCTGCTACTCTGTTTGGAAAAATACCATCCTCAACTATACAAGAAGCTTTGCAAAATTTCCTTAAG GTTGAAGAGCTACATCCTGGTTTTTCGAAGTCCAATTACATGTACCTTTCCAAG TGTTACAGGGACCTTAAGCAAATAGAGAATGCCAAGAAGTTCCGTGATTTGGCAGAGCAGCTCCCTTGTATTACCAGAGAG GATAAAAATGCAGAGGAAGAGGTGCAAAAAATAAGCATGGCCTTgaagaagtaa
- the RMDN2 gene encoding regulator of microtubule dynamics protein 2 isoform X4: protein MGPLLFLTNLNFLISLQTVLKYITASTDTEEQSFPVPKALNIHVKELNLDVLLQKADNLRMDESKKMESFELLCDHKEKFRDEIEFIWRLVRAYGDMYELSTNTEEKKHYANIGRTLGEKAVTRAPMNGHCHLWYAVLCGYVSEFEGLQNKVNYGYCFKEHLDKAIQLIPAEPFLYYLNGRYCYAVSKLSWIEKKMAATLFGKIPSSTIQEALQNFLKVEELHPGFSKSNYMYLSKCYRDLKQIENAKKFRDLAEQLPCITREDKNAEEEVQKISMALKK from the exons ATGGGACCTCTTCTGTTTCTCACCAACCTAAATTTCTTAATCTCCCTACAAACCGTCCTAAA GTATATTACAGCTAGTACTGACACAGAAGAACAGAGTTTTCCAGTCCCTAAAGCACTTAACATACATGTTAAGGAATTAAATTTAGATGTCCTTCTTCAGAAGGCAGATAACTTACGTATGGACGAGTCTAAAAAGATGGAGAGTTTTGAACTACTTTGTGACCACAAAGAAAAG TTTAGAGATGAAATAGAGTTTATTTGGCGGTTAGTTCGTGCTTATGGAGACATGTATGAGCTATCTACaaatacagaagaaaagaaacattatgCTAATATCG GAAGGACGTTAGGTGAAAAAGCTGTTACTAGAGCCCCCATGAATGGACATTGTCATCTGTG gTACGCGGTTTTGTGTGGCTATGTATCCGAGTTTGAGGGCTTACAAAACAAAGTCAACTATGGATATTGCTTCAAG GAACATCTAGATAAAGCAATCCAATTAATACCTGCAGAACCCTTTTTGTATTACCTCAATGGAAGATACTGTTATGCT GTCTCAAAACTGAGCTGGATTGAGAAAAAGATGGCTGCTACTCTGTTTGGAAAAATACCATCCTCAACTATACAAGAAGCTTTGCAAAATTTCCTTAAG GTTGAAGAGCTACATCCTGGTTTTTCGAAGTCCAATTACATGTACCTTTCCAAG TGTTACAGGGACCTTAAGCAAATAGAGAATGCCAAGAAGTTCCGTGATTTGGCAGAGCAGCTCCCTTGTATTACCAGAGAG GATAAAAATGCAGAGGAAGAGGTGCAAAAAATAAGCATGGCCTTgaagaagtaa